The Porphyromonas pogonae genome segment TTGCCAAGACAAGCAAGGCTCTCACCCGCATGAATGAGATGTTCAAAAAAGGCGAAGTGCAAAAAAAGTATTGGGCCATTGTAGCACAAAAGCCCTCCAAACAGCAAGATACCATAGTATCTTATTTGAAAAGGAATACCAAACAAAACAAAAGTTACCCCTCCACCTCCAAAGACAAAGAGGCCAAGGAAGCGCGGCTTACTTATCGCCTATTGGCATCGTCCGAGCGTTATCACCTCATCGAAGTGGAATTGCACACGGGAAGACATCATCAGATCAGGTGTCAGCTCGCCTCGATAGGTTGCCCTATCAAGGGTGACTTGAAGTATGGCTATCCTCGCAGTAACCATGACGGTAGTATCAGTCTGCTCTCGCATGAGATACAGTTTGTACATCCGGTATCAGGGCAGGATATTCACCTTGTTTGCAATACGCCCGGTGATGTCTTGTGGGATACGCTGTCGCGTGCCATGTTATAGATCAGACTGTTTTATAATTGCCATGGAGTACAGCTCCCTTGTCTGGAATGGATAGATGCCGTGTAAACGGCTTTTCATAGGCTGCTATGTATGCTCCCCCATGCGGTATTGTAAAGCATGATGGCGCATATCCACCATCTCGCATATCAGCGAAGAAGATGCTGTGTGAAAAGTGCGTTCATCCGGCTTATGCCTTGAGTAAAAACACGATGCCGAGATCCGGTTGCGGATACAAATCCTTGTTTTGTCAGGCAACAATGATTTAATAATTATCTTTATACAGTAAAAGATACTCTATTCCCTAATTCGATACTTATGAACTGTATTAATACGCTTTTGAAACACCTTTCTATGGGGGTGATACTCTTCTTCCTATTCTCTCTTTTTGAGGGGAAAGCCTTTGCAACACCCATATCTGCTTCCTCTACGCTTAGTCACAAGGGGGGTACAGATTCTTTGAAAGTAATCCCCTCGGTAGATAAGTGGGAGCCTTCACAAGGATATTATGGTATCAAACATCTCGATGTGAGTTATGCGCAGGGCAATGACTCCATACGTGAGCTGGCTCATGTATTCCATGAGGAGATCGCCCGTGACCTCAAATTGACCTCTAAACTACGAGGTGCGGTCGGTACGGGCGGGAAGCATACGGGCACTCCCGGTATCTTCCTCAATATCGATGCCGACATCCCTAAGCCCGAGGCTTACCGCATACGCATTACATCCAAAAACATACTCCTTAGCGGTCATGATTACCGTGGACTTGTGTGGGCTACCCGCACACTGTTGCAGATGATGGCACAGTATGGCTATGGCCTGCCACAGGGTGCGATAGAGGATAGCCCGTCTTATCCCAATAGGGGATTTATGATAGATGTGGCGAGAAAATTTTTCACTATAGAGGATTTACGTGATTACATCAAGCAATTGTCGTACTACAAGATGAATGAGTTGCAGGTGCACCTCAATGACAACGGTTTTCCCGAATATTTCGGCAATGACTGGAATAAAACCTATTCAGCTTTCAGATTGCAGAGCGATTACTTCCCTGGACTGGCTGCAAAGGATGGGCACTATACCAAGCAAGAGTTTCGTGACTTGCAAAAGATGGGGCGTATCTACGGAGTCAATGTGATTCCCGAGATTGATATTCCGGCTCATAGCCTTGCTTTTGCGCACTACCGCCCCGAGCTGGGGAGTAAGAAATACGGAGAGGATCACCTTGATCTGGACAATCCTCATGTATACACCTTTTGCGACAGTCTCTTGCGCGAGTATATCAGTGGGGACAATCCTGTTTTTATCAACGATGATGTACACATCGGTACGGATGAGTATGATGCACGCGAATCGGAGAAGTACCGTGCTTTTACCGATCGTTACCTTCGATTTGTACAGTCGCTGGGCAAAACGGCACGTATGTGGGGAGGTCTGCGATGGCTCAAGGGTAAGACCCCCGTACAAGCCCAAGATGTGGTGATGAACGCCTGGTCTTATGACTGGGTAGATCCTCACCTCTCAGTGCAGGATGGGTACAAGCTACTCAATAGCTGCGATACTTGGCTCTACATTGTCCCGGCCACGGGGTACTACCGTGATACATTGGACACGAAGTGGCTGTACGACAAATGGACTCCTCTGATGATGAATCGCAAAGAGACTTTGTCCGACAGCGAAAAGCATGCCTTGCTGGGTACCATGTTTGCCGTGTGGAATGATCACTGTGGCAACGGTATATCAGCCCAAGATGTACACTGGCGTGTGTACCCTGCTATCAAAGTCATGGCAGAGCAGACGTGGAGCGTGGATCATACAGAGAGGAGCAAAGACTACAATGCCTTCAGGCACAGCATGGACATCCTGCACGAAGCTCCGGGAGTGGATATGGTGGGTCGTTGGTCCGACAAGGAGTTGCAGGCATTCAACCGGTCGGTCAAGGGCAAGAGCTATACGCTCACGGGCAACAATACATATAGCATGCATGCACCTCACAACTCTGCAGGCTTTGATTACGAAGTGGAGTTCTCATGGCTCGACAAGGGTAGCAGGCCCGGTACCGTACTGTTTGGCAATAGATACACGGAAATTCTTGTCAATATAGAGGGTACGGGGTGCATCGGCTTTACACGTGACGGATATACTTATAAGTTCAATTATAAGGTAGATAATCGCAGGCATCACTATAAGATCACGGGTACATCCGCCAAGACATGCTTGTGGGTGGATGGCCGGTCGGTAGATACATTGAGCGCTGTGCCCATAGAGTCATCGATCAATAAACACGGACGTAAGACCCATATGTACTATCAGCAGACATTGTTTTTCCCTACCCAAACCGTAGGGCATCCTACACGCTCTGCTAAGGGTAGGCTCAGCGACATTTCTATTAAGCAGATCTCCCATTAGGCCAAGCATCACAGGCTTCTTACAATAAGAGACAACGCCATTGTCTCGTAATAAATTAGTCAGCGTCTCCAGACTATCCT includes the following:
- a CDS encoding RluA family pseudouridine synthase, translated to MPQEPIVIYEDNHLLIVNKRPGEIVQGDKTGDEPLADTLKQWLKAKYDKPGNVFLGVVHRLDRPVGGIVIFAKTSKALTRMNEMFKKGEVQKKYWAIVAQKPSKQQDTIVSYLKRNTKQNKSYPSTSKDKEAKEARLTYRLLASSERYHLIEVELHTGRHHQIRCQLASIGCPIKGDLKYGYPRSNHDGSISLLSHEIQFVHPVSGQDIHLVCNTPGDVLWDTLSRAML
- a CDS encoding beta-N-acetylhexosaminidase codes for the protein MNCINTLLKHLSMGVILFFLFSLFEGKAFATPISASSTLSHKGGTDSLKVIPSVDKWEPSQGYYGIKHLDVSYAQGNDSIRELAHVFHEEIARDLKLTSKLRGAVGTGGKHTGTPGIFLNIDADIPKPEAYRIRITSKNILLSGHDYRGLVWATRTLLQMMAQYGYGLPQGAIEDSPSYPNRGFMIDVARKFFTIEDLRDYIKQLSYYKMNELQVHLNDNGFPEYFGNDWNKTYSAFRLQSDYFPGLAAKDGHYTKQEFRDLQKMGRIYGVNVIPEIDIPAHSLAFAHYRPELGSKKYGEDHLDLDNPHVYTFCDSLLREYISGDNPVFINDDVHIGTDEYDARESEKYRAFTDRYLRFVQSLGKTARMWGGLRWLKGKTPVQAQDVVMNAWSYDWVDPHLSVQDGYKLLNSCDTWLYIVPATGYYRDTLDTKWLYDKWTPLMMNRKETLSDSEKHALLGTMFAVWNDHCGNGISAQDVHWRVYPAIKVMAEQTWSVDHTERSKDYNAFRHSMDILHEAPGVDMVGRWSDKELQAFNRSVKGKSYTLTGNNTYSMHAPHNSAGFDYEVEFSWLDKGSRPGTVLFGNRYTEILVNIEGTGCIGFTRDGYTYKFNYKVDNRRHHYKITGTSAKTCLWVDGRSVDTLSAVPIESSINKHGRKTHMYYQQTLFFPTQTVGHPTRSAKGRLSDISIKQISH